The following proteins come from a genomic window of Rhodoligotrophos sp. CJ14:
- a CDS encoding YdcF family protein yields MDFFSVSKIFWIFADPGNFLLLLIIIGLLLQLAPKLRPGGLWLTAIGALGMVLVTLLPIGAWLIAPLENRFPVPRLGDNVTGIVVLGGITRNDVSAHRGVPTLQAGADRLTTTVALAREYPNARIVIAGGSGEIDQDGTPEGLIMREVMVELGIDPARITVDAKSRNTYENAVLAKQAADPKPGETWVLVTSGFQMPRAVGCFRQVGFDVIPYPVDFYTPADHRRHLGELLDVVGTAVKEWIGLTVYHLTGRTAQLYPAPSR; encoded by the coding sequence ATGGATTTTTTCTCAGTTTCTAAGATCTTCTGGATCTTTGCTGATCCGGGCAATTTCCTTCTCCTGCTGATCATCATCGGCCTCCTGCTGCAACTCGCACCAAAGCTTCGCCCGGGCGGCCTGTGGCTCACAGCCATCGGTGCTCTTGGAATGGTGCTTGTCACTTTGCTGCCGATAGGCGCCTGGCTCATCGCGCCGCTCGAGAACCGTTTCCCCGTGCCGCGCCTGGGCGATAACGTCACTGGCATTGTCGTGCTGGGCGGCATCACTCGCAACGATGTCTCCGCCCATCGTGGGGTCCCGACCCTGCAGGCCGGTGCCGACCGGCTGACCACCACGGTCGCTCTGGCGCGCGAATATCCCAATGCTCGCATCGTGATCGCCGGCGGCAGCGGCGAGATCGATCAGGATGGGACGCCCGAAGGGCTCATCATGCGCGAGGTCATGGTCGAGCTCGGCATCGATCCGGCCCGCATCACGGTTGATGCCAAGTCCCGCAACACCTATGAGAATGCCGTTCTCGCCAAACAGGCCGCAGATCCCAAGCCAGGCGAGACCTGGGTTCTGGTCACCTCCGGCTTCCAGATGCCGCGCGCGGTTGGCTGTTTCCGGCAAGTGGGGTTTGATGTCATTCCCTACCCCGTCGATTTCTACACCCCTGCCGATCACCGGCGCCATCTCGGCGAGCTTCTGGATGTGGTCGGTACGGCGGTCAAGGAATGGATCGGCCTGACCGTTTATCACCTGACCGGGAGGACGGCGCAGCTCTACCCCGCCCCCTCCCGATAA
- a CDS encoding ArgE/DapE family deacylase, with the protein MTNHTLPGLSKTQVERILAAVDEGFGRETAFLQALVREPSTRGNERSAQDLVEREMRARGLEIDRFLIDPAAAKEHPGFSPITASYENAWNVVGYRRSRHGGGRSLALNAHLDVVPPANSRFWSRDPFSGHVEGDWLYGRGAGDMKAGMAANLFALDALEAAGIHLKGDVHIQSVIEEEITGNGAAMALARGHRADAILIPEPTDERLVRANVGVLKFAVTLRGVPAHPRDIGSGISAIDAGMAMIEHLRRLEARWIVEKQKYPLFADLANPIALNIGTFQGGEWQASVSCECRLEGRMGFYPGEDARARAREFEQFVAQCAREDAKLARAEPQVEWIGHVHGGYEQPPGTEAEAVLQHAAELALGKPIPGYVMSAYLDAAIFALHAGMPAFTYGPVAENVHGIDERVSLSSLRRVTKIMALFIAGWCGVAEGA; encoded by the coding sequence ATGACCAACCACACTCTGCCCGGCCTGAGCAAGACGCAAGTTGAACGCATTCTGGCTGCGGTCGATGAGGGCTTCGGCCGTGAGACCGCGTTTCTGCAAGCACTTGTGCGGGAACCATCGACCAGAGGCAATGAGCGCTCGGCCCAGGATCTCGTCGAGCGGGAGATGCGCGCCCGCGGTCTCGAGATCGACCGCTTCCTGATCGATCCCGCGGCAGCGAAGGAACATCCCGGCTTCTCCCCGATCACGGCATCTTATGAGAACGCCTGGAACGTGGTCGGCTATCGGCGCAGCCGGCACGGCGGTGGCCGCTCGCTCGCGCTCAACGCCCATCTCGATGTGGTGCCGCCGGCCAATAGCCGGTTCTGGAGCCGTGATCCCTTCTCCGGCCATGTTGAGGGCGATTGGCTCTATGGCCGCGGCGCCGGCGATATGAAGGCGGGCATGGCGGCCAATCTCTTCGCCTTGGATGCGCTTGAGGCTGCCGGCATTCACCTCAAGGGTGATGTGCATATCCAGTCCGTCATCGAGGAAGAAATCACCGGCAATGGCGCCGCCATGGCCCTTGCGCGCGGACATAGGGCAGACGCGATCCTCATCCCGGAGCCCACGGACGAGCGCCTGGTGCGCGCCAATGTTGGCGTCCTGAAATTCGCGGTCACCCTGCGCGGCGTTCCCGCCCACCCCCGCGATATCGGTTCAGGGATAAGCGCGATCGATGCCGGCATGGCGATGATTGAGCATCTCAGGCGCCTGGAGGCGCGCTGGATCGTGGAGAAGCAGAAATACCCGCTCTTTGCCGATCTGGCCAACCCGATCGCGCTCAATATCGGCACCTTCCAGGGCGGTGAATGGCAGGCATCGGTCTCCTGCGAATGCCGGCTCGAAGGACGAATGGGCTTTTATCCCGGTGAGGATGCGCGCGCCCGCGCGAGGGAGTTCGAGCAATTTGTGGCTCAATGCGCGAGGGAAGATGCAAAGCTCGCCCGGGCCGAGCCGCAGGTTGAATGGATCGGCCATGTGCATGGTGGCTATGAGCAGCCGCCCGGAACCGAGGCGGAAGCGGTTCTGCAGCACGCAGCCGAACTCGCTTTGGGCAAGCCCATTCCCGGTTATGTCATGAGCGCCTACTTGGATGCCGCGATCTTCGCCCTGCACGCGGGCATGCCGGCCTTCACCTATGGACCGGTCGCCGAGAATGTCCACGGCATTGACGAGCGGGTGAGCCTTTCATCCCTGCGCCGGGTGACCAAGATCATGGCCTTGTTCATTGCCGGCTGGTGCGGGGTTGCCGAGGGGGCATAA
- a CDS encoding CaiB/BaiF CoA transferase family protein, which produces MLALEGLKVLDLSRVLAGPWCTQTLADLGADVWKVENPGAGDDTRTWMPPDINGESTYFLCCNRSKRSIAVNFRDPEGQQLVRDMAAKADVVVENFRKGALERFGLGYEDLRKINPRLIYCSISGYGRTGSRAEEAGYDFAIQAESGLMSITGEVDGEPMKLGVAICDIVSGMNAVQAILAALIVREKTGEGQFIDIALLDSAVNLLANVASGYLATGKAPKRYGNAHASVAPYQVFPASDGSFAVAVGNDLQFRALCSKVVHQPDLAEDPRFATAHGRASNRAELAAILSDIFRTKTKADWFAALKAAGVPGGQIRTVLEVFEAPEARERGMFAEVEDQRHGKLKLPAPALNLRGTPTRKPSAPPRLGEHTDAILRDVLGLDDEALARLRAKGAVA; this is translated from the coding sequence ATGTTGGCATTGGAAGGTTTGAAGGTTCTGGATCTATCGCGTGTGCTTGCAGGGCCGTGGTGTACGCAAACCCTTGCCGATCTCGGCGCGGATGTCTGGAAGGTCGAGAACCCCGGCGCCGGGGACGACACCCGCACCTGGATGCCGCCCGATATCAATGGCGAGAGCACCTATTTTCTCTGCTGCAACCGTTCGAAGCGCTCGATCGCGGTGAATTTCCGCGATCCGGAAGGACAGCAGCTGGTCCGGGACATGGCCGCCAAGGCGGATGTGGTGGTTGAGAATTTCCGCAAGGGCGCACTCGAGCGCTTCGGGCTCGGCTATGAGGATCTGCGCAAGATCAATCCGCGGCTCATTTACTGCTCGATCTCCGGCTATGGCCGCACCGGCTCGCGGGCGGAGGAGGCGGGCTATGACTTTGCCATTCAGGCAGAGAGCGGCCTTATGTCCATCACGGGCGAGGTCGATGGCGAGCCCATGAAGCTCGGCGTGGCGATCTGCGACATCGTCTCGGGCATGAATGCGGTGCAGGCGATCCTTGCGGCCCTGATCGTGCGCGAGAAGACCGGGGAGGGACAGTTCATCGATATCGCGCTCCTCGACAGCGCGGTCAATCTGCTCGCCAATGTGGCCTCGGGCTATCTTGCCACGGGCAAGGCGCCGAAGCGCTATGGCAATGCGCATGCATCCGTTGCGCCCTACCAGGTCTTTCCCGCAAGCGATGGCAGCTTTGCAGTTGCAGTGGGCAACGACCTGCAGTTTCGAGCCCTGTGCAGCAAGGTGGTCCATCAGCCTGATCTGGCCGAGGATCCGCGTTTCGCAACAGCCCATGGGCGCGCCTCGAACCGCGCGGAGCTGGCGGCCATCCTCAGCGACATCTTCCGGACCAAGACGAAAGCGGACTGGTTCGCGGCGCTCAAGGCCGCTGGCGTGCCAGGCGGGCAGATCCGCACGGTGCTCGAGGTGTTCGAGGCGCCCGAAGCGCGCGAGCGGGGCATGTTCGCAGAGGTGGAGGATCAACGTCACGGCAAGCTCAAGCTGCCCGCGCCCGCGCTGAATTTGCGGGGGACGCCGACGCGCAAGCCCAGTGCGCCACCGCGGCTCGGCGAACATACGGATGCCATCCTCCGGGATGTGCTCGGGCTTGACGATGAGGCGCTCGCCAGGCTGCGGGCGAAGGGAGCGGTTGCTTAG
- a CDS encoding PaaI family thioesterase, with product MMSQEDFDPSREGWEPFSEPGHIELTGPLWRKQEGDELLVALHVKDKHLNRNGVVHGGMLMTLLDHAMAMGSWAHNGQRRQATIQFETQFIGKAERDDFLVVRPQVMRRARSLVFMRAVGTVGERVVVSASGVWTIFPEEKS from the coding sequence ATGATGTCTCAAGAGGACTTTGATCCATCGCGCGAAGGCTGGGAGCCGTTCAGCGAGCCTGGCCATATCGAGCTCACCGGCCCACTCTGGCGCAAGCAGGAAGGCGATGAGTTGCTCGTCGCATTGCATGTGAAGGACAAACACCTCAACCGCAATGGCGTCGTCCATGGCGGCATGCTGATGACCCTGCTCGATCATGCGATGGCCATGGGGTCCTGGGCGCATAACGGGCAGCGTCGGCAGGCGACCATTCAGTTCGAGACACAGTTCATCGGCAAGGCCGAGCGGGATGATTTCCTGGTCGTCCGGCCACAGGTGATGCGCCGGGCCCGCTCGCTGGTCTTCATGCGCGCGGTCGGCACGGTCGGCGAACGCGTCGTGGTCTCAGCAAGCGGTGTCTGGACCATTTTCCCCGAGGAGAAGAGCTAG
- a CDS encoding RidA family protein produces MQIEQRLAELGIALPMQTADEKDYYGQKYGKMRPYYRSGEILFLSGHTAGMRDGKVLYPGVLGKDVSIEQGYEAARLTGLNCLAGIKEAIGDLDRVTGLIRSLNFVACAPGFTEPHLVASGLTDLFADVFGEEIGVGPRATIGVTSLADNYCFETWMTVAVR; encoded by the coding sequence ATGCAGATCGAACAGAGACTGGCGGAGCTTGGCATCGCGCTACCGATGCAGACGGCCGACGAGAAGGACTATTACGGCCAGAAATACGGGAAGATGCGGCCCTATTACCGATCTGGCGAGATCCTCTTCCTCTCCGGACACACAGCGGGCATGCGGGATGGCAAGGTGCTCTATCCCGGCGTGCTCGGCAAGGATGTCTCGATCGAGCAAGGCTATGAGGCTGCGCGGCTCACGGGTCTTAACTGTCTCGCCGGCATCAAGGAAGCGATCGGCGATCTCGACCGGGTGACGGGGCTCATACGCTCACTCAACTTCGTCGCCTGCGCGCCCGGCTTTACCGAACCGCATCTTGTCGCGAGCGGGCTTACGGATCTGTTTGCCGACGTCTTCGGGGAAGAGATCGGGGTTGGGCCACGCGCCACGATCGGCGTCACATCGCTCGCCGACAATTACTGCTTCGAGACCTGGATGACGGTGGCGGTTCGCTGA
- a CDS encoding ferredoxin--NADP reductase, with translation MAAPAPQTVIEVRHWTDRLFSFKTTRDMSFRFENGQFVMIGLPVNGRPLLRAYSLVSANHEECLEFFSIKVPDGPLTSRLQQIKVGDHVLVGGKPTGTLVQAALTPGKRLYLVSTGTGIAPFLSVIKDPQVYERFEMVVLIHGCRFVKELEFGRLSVEAVRSDEYLSEIIGDRLIYYPTVTREEFVRKGRVTQLLESGTFAEETGLPLLNPAEDRVMICGSPAVLQDMCALMDRLGFEEGALSKPGSYVIEKAFVER, from the coding sequence ATGGCTGCACCGGCCCCACAGACCGTGATAGAGGTTCGCCACTGGACGGACCGGCTTTTCAGCTTCAAGACCACGCGGGATATGAGCTTCCGCTTCGAGAATGGCCAGTTCGTCATGATCGGCCTGCCGGTGAACGGTCGTCCATTGCTGCGAGCCTATAGTCTCGTCAGCGCCAATCACGAGGAATGCCTTGAATTCTTCTCGATCAAGGTGCCGGACGGGCCGCTCACCTCGCGGCTGCAGCAGATCAAGGTCGGCGATCACGTGCTGGTGGGCGGCAAGCCAACGGGCACATTGGTCCAGGCGGCGCTGACCCCCGGCAAGCGGCTTTATCTCGTGTCGACGGGCACGGGCATCGCACCCTTTCTCAGCGTGATCAAGGACCCGCAGGTCTATGAACGCTTCGAGATGGTCGTGCTGATCCATGGCTGCCGCTTCGTGAAGGAGCTGGAATTCGGCCGCCTGTCGGTGGAAGCTGTCCGCAGTGACGAGTATCTCAGCGAGATCATCGGTGATCGGTTGATCTATTATCCAACCGTCACTCGCGAAGAATTCGTCCGCAAGGGGCGTGTTACGCAGTTGCTCGAATCCGGCACCTTTGCCGAGGAGACAGGACTGCCGCTGCTCAATCCCGCCGAAGACAGGGTCATGATCTGCGGCAGCCCTGCGGTGCTCCAGGATATGTGCGCGCTGATGGACCGGCTCGGCTTCGAGGAAGGGGCGCTTTCCAAGCCCGGCAGCTATGTCATCGAAAAGGCCTTCGTCGAACGCTAG
- a CDS encoding N-acetylmuramoyl-L-alanine amidase — protein sequence MTRPPLIIRNRPSPNFEARAAGISVKILLLHYTGMDSAEAACARLCDGHAKVSSHYLVDEAGMITRLVPEDKRAWHAGVSSWRGETDINSLSIGIEIHNPGHELGYPPFPDAQMKAVIALCQDILSRHQIAPAGVLAHSDVAPGRKIDPGEKFDWARLHAAGIGHWVAPEPITAGPSLRLGDKGDGVLALQRALAAYGYGLDQTGCFDQRTMDVVAAFQRHFRPERVDGVADVSTIETLRRLNDALPAGGSL from the coding sequence GTGACCCGGCCGCCACTGATCATCCGCAATCGGCCCTCGCCCAATTTCGAGGCGCGCGCTGCGGGCATATCGGTCAAGATCCTCCTTCTCCATTATACCGGCATGGATAGTGCCGAGGCGGCCTGCGCACGGCTGTGCGACGGGCACGCAAAGGTCTCGTCTCACTATCTCGTGGACGAGGCGGGAATGATCACGCGGCTCGTGCCGGAGGACAAGCGCGCCTGGCATGCGGGGGTTTCATCCTGGCGGGGCGAAACCGACATCAATTCCCTCTCGATCGGAATCGAGATCCACAATCCCGGCCACGAGCTGGGATATCCTCCCTTTCCCGACGCGCAGATGAAGGCGGTCATCGCGCTCTGCCAAGACATTCTCTCGCGGCATCAGATCGCGCCCGCAGGGGTGCTTGCCCATTCGGACGTTGCGCCTGGCCGCAAGATCGATCCGGGCGAGAAGTTTGATTGGGCCCGGCTTCATGCAGCAGGAATCGGTCATTGGGTTGCGCCTGAGCCGATCACGGCAGGCCCATCCTTGCGCCTTGGGGACAAGGGCGATGGGGTGCTCGCCCTGCAGCGAGCGCTCGCCGCTTATGGCTATGGGCTTGATCAGACCGGTTGCTTTGACCAGCGCACCATGGATGTGGTGGCAGCGTTTCAGCGACATTTCCGGCCCGAGCGGGTCGATGGCGTCGCGGATGTCTCGACGATTGAGACGTTGCGGCGGCTCAATGACGCGCTGCCGGCCGGCGGCTCCCTTTGA
- the clpA gene encoding ATP-dependent Clp protease ATP-binding subunit ClpA: MPSFSRSLEQALHRALALANERHHEYATLEHLLLALVDDKDSAAVMRACNVDLDLLRRNLESYIDTELANLVVEHGVESKPTAGFQRVIQRAVIHVQSSGREEVTGANVLVAIFAERESHAAFFLQEQDMTRYDAVNYISHGIGKRPGTSEPRTVRGEQEPADEGEANVKGGNDALEAYCVNLNRKAEEGRIDPLIGREEEVRRTIQVLCRRQKNNPLFVGDPGVGKTAIAEGLARKIVNGQVPEVLKNCTIFQLDMGTLLAGTRYRGDFEERIKAVIKEIERYPGAIMFIDEIHTVIGAGATSGGAMDASNLLKPALAGGSLRCMGSTTYKEYRQHFEKDRALVRRFQKIDVSEPTVEDAVKILKGLKPYFEEFHGVRYTAEAVRTAVELSARYINDRKLPDKAIDVIDETGASQMLLPESKRKRTIGVKEVEETIAKMARIPPKSVSRDDAILLKDLAEDLKRVVFGQDQAIDALASAIKLSRAGLREPDKPIGCYLFSGPTGVGKTEVAKQLASLLGVNLLRFDMSEYMERHSVSRLIGAPPGYVGFDQGGLLTDGVDQHPHTVLLLDEIEKAHPDLFNILLQVMDHGKLTDHNGKSVDFRNVILIMTTNAGAADLAKAPIGFTREKREGEDSEAINRLFSPEFRNRLDAIIPFSNLPAEVVRQVVEKFVLQLEAQLADRQVNIELSSEAADWLAKEGYDELFGARPLARVIQKYIKQPLADEVLFGKLSGGGTVRVTLKRDENGSSSLAFEYLSREQEMAAPPEPGEGKGKGGGSARRKPKSGPDGSGDSKPKVPVLTD, encoded by the coding sequence GTGCCCAGTTTCTCACGCAGCCTCGAGCAGGCCCTCCATAGGGCCCTGGCTCTCGCAAATGAGCGGCATCACGAATATGCCACGCTCGAACACTTGCTGCTCGCTCTGGTCGACGACAAAGATTCAGCCGCAGTCATGCGCGCCTGCAATGTGGATCTCGACCTGCTGCGCCGCAATCTCGAAAGCTATATCGATACGGAGCTCGCCAATCTCGTGGTCGAGCACGGGGTGGAATCCAAACCCACGGCGGGTTTCCAAAGGGTCATCCAGCGCGCGGTCATCCATGTGCAGTCCTCCGGTCGCGAAGAGGTGACAGGCGCGAATGTCCTCGTCGCTATCTTTGCGGAACGGGAGAGCCATGCGGCGTTTTTCCTGCAAGAGCAGGACATGACGCGCTACGATGCAGTCAACTATATTTCGCATGGTATCGGCAAGCGGCCGGGGACGTCCGAACCCAGGACAGTTCGTGGTGAGCAGGAGCCGGCCGATGAAGGCGAGGCCAACGTGAAGGGCGGCAACGACGCGCTTGAAGCCTACTGCGTCAATCTCAACCGAAAGGCTGAGGAGGGGCGCATCGATCCGCTGATCGGTCGCGAGGAAGAGGTCCGCCGCACGATCCAGGTTCTCTGCCGGCGCCAGAAGAACAATCCGCTGTTCGTGGGCGATCCCGGGGTTGGCAAAACGGCGATCGCCGAGGGGCTCGCCCGCAAGATCGTCAATGGCCAGGTGCCGGAGGTCCTGAAAAACTGCACGATCTTCCAGCTGGACATGGGCACGCTGCTCGCGGGCACGCGATATCGCGGTGATTTCGAGGAGCGTATCAAGGCGGTCATCAAGGAGATCGAGCGCTATCCCGGCGCCATCATGTTCATCGACGAGATCCATACGGTGATCGGCGCCGGTGCAACCTCGGGCGGCGCGATGGATGCGTCCAACCTGCTCAAGCCGGCGCTCGCCGGGGGCTCGCTGCGCTGCATGGGCTCGACCACCTATAAGGAGTACCGGCAGCATTTCGAGAAGGATCGCGCGCTGGTGCGGCGGTTCCAGAAGATCGATGTGAGCGAGCCGACGGTCGAGGACGCGGTCAAGATCCTCAAGGGGCTCAAGCCCTATTTCGAGGAGTTCCACGGCGTCCGCTATACCGCGGAAGCGGTGCGCACGGCGGTTGAGCTCTCGGCCCGCTACATCAATGACCGCAAGCTGCCGGATAAGGCGATCGATGTGATCGATGAGACCGGTGCCTCGCAGATGCTGCTGCCGGAATCCAAGCGCAAGCGCACCATCGGCGTGAAGGAGGTCGAGGAGACCATCGCGAAGATGGCCCGCATCCCACCCAAGTCGGTGTCGCGCGATGATGCCATTCTGCTGAAGGACTTGGCGGAAGACCTCAAGCGGGTCGTGTTTGGACAGGATCAGGCGATCGATGCGCTGGCATCCGCGATCAAGCTGTCGCGTGCCGGCCTGCGCGAGCCGGACAAGCCGATCGGCTGCTATCTGTTCTCAGGCCCAACCGGCGTGGGCAAGACGGAAGTCGCCAAGCAGCTGGCAAGCCTGCTGGGCGTGAACCTGCTCCGCTTCGACATGTCGGAATATATGGAACGCCATTCCGTATCGCGGCTGATCGGCGCGCCTCCCGGTTATGTGGGGTTCGACCAGGGCGGCCTGCTGACCGATGGGGTCGACCAGCACCCGCATACGGTGCTGCTGTTGGACGAGATTGAGAAGGCCCATCCGGACCTGTTCAACATCCTGTTGCAGGTGATGGATCATGGCAAGCTCACGGATCACAATGGCAAGTCGGTCGACTTCCGGAATGTGATCCTGATCATGACCACCAATGCGGGCGCGGCCGATCTCGCGAAGGCGCCGATCGGGTTCACCCGGGAGAAGCGCGAGGGCGAGGATTCGGAAGCGATCAACCGGCTGTTCTCGCCGGAATTCCGCAACCGCCTTGATGCGATCATCCCGTTCAGCAATCTGCCGGCAGAGGTTGTGCGGCAGGTGGTCGAGAAGTTCGTGCTGCAGCTTGAGGCGCAGCTTGCCGATCGGCAGGTCAATATCGAGCTGTCGAGCGAGGCGGCGGACTGGCTGGCCAAGGAAGGCTATGACGAGCTCTTCGGGGCACGTCCGCTCGCACGGGTCATTCAGAAATACATCAAGCAGCCGCTGGCGGACGAGGTTTTGTTCGGCAAGCTTTCCGGCGGCGGCACGGTCCGCGTCACCCTCAAGCGGGATGAGAATGGCAGCTCGTCGCTCGCCTTTGAATATCTCTCCCGCGAACAGGAGATGGCTGCACCGCCCGAGCCCGGGGAGGGCAAAGGCAAGGGCGGCGGCTCGGCACGGCGGAAGCCCAAATCCGGCCCCGATGGCAGCGGCGACAGCAAGCCGAAGGTGCCAGTGCTGACCGATTGA
- the clpS gene encoding ATP-dependent Clp protease adapter ClpS has product MSTGNFGNREDGQSGVVTRTRTRTKKPSMYKVLLLNDDYTPMEFVVHVLERFFGKGREDATRIMLHVHQKGVGLCGVYTYEVAETKVTQVMEFARQHQHPLQCTMEKE; this is encoded by the coding sequence ATGTCGACGGGCAATTTTGGCAACCGGGAAGACGGCCAGAGCGGTGTCGTCACGCGAACCAGGACGCGGACGAAGAAACCGAGCATGTACAAGGTTCTTCTTCTGAACGACGACTACACGCCGATGGAGTTCGTCGTCCATGTCCTGGAGAGGTTTTTCGGCAAAGGGCGGGAGGATGCCACGCGCATTATGCTGCATGTCCACCAAAAGGGCGTCGGTCTGTGCGGGGTATACACCTATGAGGTGGCGGAGACGAAGGTGACGCAGGTCATGGAGTTCGCGCGCCAGCACCAACACCCGCTGCAATGCACGATGGAAAAGGAGTGA
- a CDS encoding phasin family protein, with amino-acid sequence MASTVDAFPTFGKEQMEATVASATAVTKGFQTIAEAYADYSKRVFQRSTETFEKVISANSVERALEVQQAYAREFYEGYLGEFQKIGELYAATAREAYRPFEAFLPRGNGSGRTAK; translated from the coding sequence ATGGCGAGCACAGTTGACGCTTTTCCGACCTTCGGCAAAGAGCAGATGGAGGCCACGGTCGCAAGCGCGACGGCCGTGACGAAGGGTTTTCAGACCATCGCCGAGGCATATGCCGACTATTCGAAGCGCGTCTTTCAGCGCAGCACGGAGACATTCGAGAAGGTGATCTCGGCCAATTCGGTCGAGAGGGCGCTCGAAGTGCAACAGGCTTATGCGCGCGAGTTCTATGAGGGCTATCTGGGCGAGTTCCAGAAAATCGGTGAGCTTTATGCCGCGACCGCCCGCGAGGCCTATCGTCCGTTCGAGGCTTTTCTCCCCCGCGGCAACGGTTCGGGCCGGACGGCAAAATAG
- a CDS encoding D-alanyl-D-alanine carboxypeptidase → MVLSAFAGARLRRQQPLSRLSTLIPVLVVALLQVMITPASATEKYAGIVVDAATGKILYGRNIDDQRYPASLTKVMTLYILFQELRAGRMTLNTPIVMSKHAASMQPSKLGLKPGRSIRVEDAIRVVVTKSANDVAVAIGEAISGSESAFAERMTRTARALGMSRTQYRNASGLPNPGQVTTARDLATLGLRIQRDFPDYYRYFGISSATVAGKTFRTHNRLIGKYQGTDGIKTGYINASGYNLLASVRRSGKHLVGVVMGGRTAASRNKEMMAILNSGFAKVPARRSYQIAAYAGGSPATQVASVSDTSDHEVTGGSSLAAVAQPSKTALAAAEPKPTANPASGGAPHMTMAALVEATAMTGSTAGMERAAPAGQTQQSTSSSGSDEAKPRSDGSWLIQVGAFPTEASAEKRLAAVRASGIKPLSGKPGFTEMAELGSQRAIYRARFSGFTQKGAQEACRALSRKSIDCLALSPQG, encoded by the coding sequence ATGGTCCTTTCAGCGTTCGCAGGAGCTCGCCTGAGACGGCAGCAGCCGCTGTCCAGGCTGTCAACTCTCATTCCAGTTCTGGTGGTCGCCCTTCTCCAGGTCATGATCACGCCAGCATCCGCAACTGAGAAATACGCAGGCATCGTGGTCGACGCGGCAACCGGCAAGATCCTCTATGGCCGCAACATCGATGACCAGCGCTATCCTGCTTCCCTCACCAAGGTGATGACGCTCTATATCCTGTTTCAGGAATTGCGCGCCGGCCGCATGACCCTCAACACGCCGATCGTGATGAGCAAGCATGCAGCCTCCATGCAGCCCTCGAAGCTCGGCCTCAAGCCCGGACGCTCGATCCGGGTGGAAGACGCGATCCGGGTGGTCGTGACCAAATCGGCCAATGATGTCGCCGTTGCCATTGGCGAGGCCATCTCGGGCTCGGAGTCAGCCTTTGCCGAGCGCATGACCAGAACCGCCCGCGCGCTCGGTATGAGCCGGACGCAATATAGGAATGCCTCGGGTCTTCCCAACCCAGGCCAGGTCACGACGGCGCGCGATCTTGCAACCCTTGGTCTGCGGATCCAGCGCGACTTCCCGGATTACTACCGCTATTTCGGCATTTCCAGCGCGACGGTCGCGGGCAAGACCTTCCGCACCCATAACCGACTGATCGGCAAGTATCAGGGCACCGACGGCATAAAAACGGGCTACATCAACGCTTCCGGCTACAATCTCCTGGCCTCCGTTCGCCGCAGTGGCAAGCATCTGGTTGGCGTGGTGATGGGTGGCCGCACCGCCGCATCCCGTAACAAGGAGATGATGGCTATTCTCAACAGCGGCTTCGCGAAGGTGCCCGCGCGGCGGAGCTATCAGATCGCGGCCTATGCCGGCGGATCGCCCGCAACCCAGGTGGCCAGCGTGAGTGATACATCCGACCACGAGGTCACCGGTGGTTCGTCCCTGGCAGCTGTTGCTCAGCCGAGTAAGACGGCGCTGGCGGCAGCAGAACCCAAACCCACAGCGAACCCCGCTTCTGGCGGTGCGCCACACATGACCATGGCCGCTCTCGTCGAGGCAACCGCCATGACCGGCAGCACCGCAGGAATGGAGCGTGCAGCACCTGCGGGGCAAACTCAGCAAAGCACCTCTTCCTCCGGCTCGGATGAGGCAAAACCTCGCAGTGACGGCAGCTGGCTGATCCAGGTCGGCGCCTTTCCGACCGAGGCCAGTGCCGAAAAGCGCCTTGCCGCTGTGAGGGCATCCGGAATCAAGCCGCTTTCAGGCAAGCCGGGCTTCACGGAAATGGCCGAACTCGGCTCGCAGCGCGCAATCTATCGCGCCCGCTTCTCCGGTTTCACCCAGAAGGGTGCGCAAGAGGCTTGCCGCGCGCTCTCCCGCAAATCGATCGACTGCCTGGCCTTATCACCTCAGGGCTGA